A window of Microbacterium hominis genomic DNA:
GTGCGGGTTCCGTCGCCGTTCTTCTCGCCGAGGCTGACGCCGCTCCCCCGCACCGTGTGGAACGGGACGCGCCGCTCGTAGGTGAACGTCGACACGCCCGCCCGAGACATCCCGTCGGGCGAGATCTTCGAGAATCGCACATCCCAGCGCACATGCTGAGACGGGTCCTGCGTGGCATCCCACACGGCGTCCAGGTCGGCACGGATCCGCGCCTCCACGTAGATGCCCCGAGCCCGCACACAACGAACCTACGGCACCGGTGCTGTGAGGGAAGGGATCCGAAACCAGACATCCAGCGATCGCGCAGGATGCCGCCGACGGTGACGGTGCCGCTACGCGCCCAGACCGACGCGGTCGACGCGGCGGTGATATCGCATGCCGGCCAGGCCGCCCAGGACAGCCGCGATCAGAGTGATCAGGGCGGCACCGATGGCGGTCAGGATGCCGGTGAGCGTTGCCGTCTCAGCGGTCACGGGGATGCGCGGAAAGCTGTCGAGGCTGGACAGGATGTCCCACTGGCTGCCGGCGATCGTGGTGATCACGGCGACGATCACCGCGATCACGATCGCCCAGAGCCACACCGCGAGTCCCTGCTTGAACCCGCTGAATCGGGCCATGCGACCGGCGACGTAGCCGCCGGCGAAGTAGCCGACGAAGAGCACGATCGCGACGGCGATCGCTCCGATCACAGTGGCGACGCCGAGGTTGTCGCCCGCTGCCTGCGCAGCGTCGTCGATCGCCTCGGGTGCATTCACCCCGAGCATCGTCCCGATGGCCGCCACGAGGGCGGTGAGGAGCACCACGGCTCCCATCGCGGCGAGCCAGCCGAAGAACGCAGCGCCGAACTGGAAGCCCGCGAACCGCTCGTGCTCACGCTCGAGCACCGCGTGGCGCAGTGAGCCGTCGCGCGCCTCGACCCGGCCTTCGTGGTCGGGGTCACGGACCGTGCGGGGTCGTGTGTCTTCGGTCGCAGCGGGTCGTCCCGGGGTGTCGGAGGTCATGGTGCGACGCTATGGGAACGCATCCGAGACCAGCGAGACGGTTGCCTCCGGACTGATCGAGGCGTATATTCCGCGCGCGTCTGAGGTGCGCTGTCGACGTGCTCACCGAACGGGAACTCGACGAGCGCCTGGCGAGCGTCACCGACGACGTCGCGCTGATTCGACGGCACCTGGTCGACCACCGCGAACTGGAACGGACACGATCAGGCTCAGAGCACGCCCACCCCGCCGACGCTGTACCCGAGGACTAGCCCCGCACGCCGCGTTCCCTGAGATTGGCGGCGACGCCTGACCCCGTTCGCGCAAAGAAAAAGCCCCGACCGCTACCACACAGCCGGGGCGAGACGAATGAGAAGTCCGCCTATCTCGACCAGCGTACCGCTTTTCCCTGGGAGACGGCCCGGCGGCGATCAGTGAGGGACTGGACGCCGGCCGGCGCGGGCTTCGCTGCAGGGAGCTTTGGCCATCAGGCGTTGCGCACGGACAGTCTCATCGATCGCATTGGAATGTCTGCCGGAGCGCGATTGCTTCAACAGGTGTGAACAACGACGTCACCGCGGCCCTGCACCGAAGTCAGCTCATCGACATGACGACCACCGGTCGCCGCAGCGGGCTGCCCCGCCGCATCGAGATCTTCCTGCACGATGAGAACGGCGTGCTGTTCATCACCGGGATGCCGCGTCGAGACCGCACAAGGGACTGGATACTCAACATCACCGCAGACCCCAACGTGATCGTGCATGTGAAGCAGGGCATCGAGGCCGACGTTCCTGCCACGGCGCGGGTCATCACCGATCCCCACGAAGCACGGCCGCTCATCGAGGCCGCTGCACGCCGATGGCGCAGAGACGATGTCGACGAGATGATTGCGCACAGTCCGCTCATCGTGCTGACCGCGGCTACTGCGCCCGACGCCTGACGGCTCCCCGACGTGATGGTCGGGCCGACTCGTCGTCTGGTCCTCCGTCTGATCCCGCCCGCTGAGCCGCATCGGGCATTTCTTGCGGTTCCGCTTGACCTTCTCATTGTGACAGGGTCGATCGTGGTCTCCATCATGTACACCATCGGAGAGTTCGCAGCGTACGGGCGCGTGAGCGCGCGAATGCTGCGGCATTACGACGCCATCGGGCTGCTCAAGCCCGCTCGGGTCGACCCGTCCACGGGATACCGGCGCTACGATTCCTCGCAGCTGTCGGACCTCCTTCGGATCGTCGACCTTCGCGGATTCGGGTGTTCGCTGGATGCCGCCGCCGAGGCGCTTTCGTCGGACGATCCGGATGCCGCTACTCGCGCGATCCTGGCCCGCCGACGCGATGAGCTCACGGATTCGATCGCCGCAGATGCCGCGCGTGTCGCCCGGATTGATGCGCGTCTCTCCCGTCTGGAAGGAACACTCACCGTGAGCGGAATCACCTATACCTCCCTGCCCGCCGTCACCGTCTACGCGACGAGCGAGATCGCCCCCGGCAGCGGGCCCGAGAATGTCTCGCCGGTTGTCGATCGCATCCTGCTTCCTCTTCTTCGCGCGCTGCAGGAATCGGGCGTCGACTTCACGGAGCCGGGCATCTTCTGGTACGAACCGGTCGACGGCGGTGACGACATGCGCGTGTGGGTTTCCTGGATCGCCGGTGGCGATCCAGTCGAGAATCCGGCATGGGAGGTCGTCACACTCCCCGAGGTCCCGCACGCTGCCGTCTTCGACTACCGCGGCGACATGCCTGGTATCGGCGACGCCTGGCACGAGTTCATGACGGGCCTTGCTCAAGCTGGGGTCACGATGGCCGGCGCAGGACGCGAGGTGTACCTGGAGTCGGAACCGCTGCCGCAATCGCAGTGGCTCACCCAGCTCCAACAGCCGATCATCGGCATCCCCACGACGACGTAGCCGAAACGGCACAAGCTCCCCGCGCACGACGAGGGCGAGGAGGGGCGCTTCAACCGTCGTGCGCAAGAAGGCCTGACGCGCTGGGTGCAATCGGGGTGGGATGACGACGGCCCGGCAGTGATCGCGCTGCCGGGCCGTCGTCATCGGTGGGTCAGAGGGTAAGGAGTTGAAGTGTGACCGAAGACGCCACCACCCTCGTCGCGGTCGCCGGCATCCTTCTTGGTGCGACACTCGCCGACGTCTTTCACAGCCCATCGATCGCTCGTCAACACGAGCGGCTGGTCACGCGGCGTCCGACGGGGTCCAGCCGCGACGGATCGCCCCGGGCGGCGTGACGACGGAGAGGGCGAGCGCCCGCGTGAATCGGCGATCCCGCCGGCGTCGGCGCGTGACAGGCCTACTCATCATCTTCCGAGGGCGGAAGGATTTCGGGAACACCGAGGAATGCGCCCTCGGCGAGGGCCGCCGCGATTTGGTCCTCGGAGAGGCCGAGGTTGCGGAGCATGATGGTCCGGTTTTCGACGGTCATTGCGGGGTCGGCACCGGGGGCCTCTGTCGTCGAGGTGACGACTGCCTCCTCCGGCAGACCCGGCTCGACGGTGAAGAAGTGGTGTTCATCAGAGGTCTCCTGCTCGGGTGAGACACCTGCTGTTGGGCTGCTGGCCACTGCCAACATTGCTGCGCCGACAGCGAATGCACCGGCAACAAGCGCAGTACCGATGACGTGCGAGGCGTTGACGGCTTTGCCCTGTGAGTCCACCAGTCCCCCTCATCGATGAATGAGCGCCAGGCTAGTGATCTCTCGGAGCTGC
This region includes:
- a CDS encoding DUF2087 domain-containing protein, with the protein product MLTERELDERLASVTDDVALIRRHLVDHRELERTRSGSEHAHPADAVPED
- a CDS encoding MerR family transcriptional regulator; protein product: MVSIMYTIGEFAAYGRVSARMLRHYDAIGLLKPARVDPSTGYRRYDSSQLSDLLRIVDLRGFGCSLDAAAEALSSDDPDAATRAILARRRDELTDSIAADAARVARIDARLSRLEGTLTVSGITYTSLPAVTVYATSEIAPGSGPENVSPVVDRILLPLLRALQESGVDFTEPGIFWYEPVDGGDDMRVWVSWIAGGDPVENPAWEVVTLPEVPHAAVFDYRGDMPGIGDAWHEFMTGLAQAGVTMAGAGREVYLESEPLPQSQWLTQLQQPIIGIPTTT
- a CDS encoding nitroreductase family deazaflavin-dependent oxidoreductase; translation: MNNDVTAALHRSQLIDMTTTGRRSGLPRRIEIFLHDENGVLFITGMPRRDRTRDWILNITADPNVIVHVKQGIEADVPATARVITDPHEARPLIEAAARRWRRDDVDEMIAHSPLIVLTAATAPDA